ACCTCGGCACCCTCGTCGCCCCGACGGGACCGCCGGTGCGCTGCACCGAGAGGATCGCACCGGTCGAGGTGACGCGCACCGGCGAGGACCGCCACTTGCTCGACTTCGGGCAGAACCTCGTCGGCCGTCTCGGCATCACCCTCGACGGCCCGGCCGGCACCGTCGTCACCCTCCGGCACGCCGAAGTCCTGCAGGAGGGCGAACTGGCCACCCGGCCGCTGCGCGAGGCATACGCCACCGACACTCTGATCCTCTCCGGAGGGGGCCCGCTCACCTGGGAGCCGCGCTTCACCCTCCACGGCTTCCGCTATGCAGAAGTCAGCGGTTGGACGGCAGACCTGAGCGCCGAGATGGTGACCGCCCGGGTGTACCACACCGACATGCGTCGTACCGGCTGGTTCGAGTGCAGCGACCCGCTGGTCAACCGGCTGCACGAGAACGTCGTGTGGAGCATGCGCGGCAACTTCGTCGACATCCCCACCGACTGCCCCCAGCGCGACGAACGCCTCGGCTGGACCGGCGACATCCAAGTATTCGCCCCCACGGCAAGCTACTTGTACGACTGCTCGGGCATGCTCGACTCCTGGCTCACCGACGTCGGCCTGGAGCAACTCCCCGACGGAACGATTCCCTGGTACGTGCCCGTCATCCCGGGCGAGCCCATGTGGACGCCGATCCACCCCGGGGCCGCCTGGGGCGACGTTGCCACACTCACTCCCTGGACGCTCTACCAGCGCTTCGGAGACCTTGATCTCCTGCGCAGGCACTACCCCATGGCCAAGAAGTGGGTCGACCTCGTCGAAAGCCTCGCTGGGCCGACCCGACTGTGGGACACCGGCTTCCAACTGGGGGACTGGCTCGACCCTGCCGCACCACCCGAGGACCCGGCCGCCGGCCGCACCGACCGATACCTCGTCGCTACCGCCTACTTCGCCCACTCCGCCCGTCACCTCGCGCTGGCGGCAGCCGCATTGGGCGATGACACGGACGCCGGGCGGTACAGCACGCTGGCCGACGAGGCCGCCAACGCCTTCCGCCGCCGCTACGTCCTTGCATCGGGGCGCATGAGCAGTGACAGCCCCACTGCCTACGCCATCGCGCTCGCCTTCGACCTGCTGGCCCCACCGCAAAGGCAGCCGGCCGGTGACCGTCTGGCCCAGCTGGTCATCGAGGACGACGCCCGCATTGCCACCGGCTTCGTCGGCACCCCACTGATCTGTGACGCCCTCACCGATTCGGGGCACCTCGATATCGCCTACCGGCTGCTCCTCCAGACCCAGTGCCCCTCATGGCTGTACACCGTGGACATGGGCGCCACGACGATCTGGGAACGCTGGGACAGCCTTCGCCCCGACGGCACCCTCAACCCCGGAGGTATGACGTCGTTCAACCACTACGCCCTCGGGGCCGTCGCCGACTGGCTCCACCGCGTGGTGGGCGGCATTACCGCCACGGCCCCCGGATACCGGAGGATCGCCTTCCGTCCGCGTCCCGGTGGCGGCATCACTTCGGCCCGTACCCGGCACGAGACTCCCTACGGCTCGGTGTCTTTGTCGTGGGAGCAGACAGCCGGCGGGCTGACAGCCCACCTCGTCGTACCGGAGGGCTGTGAGGCAACCGCAGAACTGCCCGGCTGCACGCCGGTCGTCCTGGGGCCGGGCAAGCATGTCCTCAGCACGGTGGAACTCGCGACAAAGGCAGCCTGACCCCCGTTTCATCAGCTACTGCAGGCCCGGTGCACGCTTCAATGCGCCGGGCTTTGCGGTTTCCGGGTTCGATGAACGCATCTGTATTTGCCATGTGGATGACGTCCATTCACTGCGTCGATAAAGCGCACGCGTAAGCTTTCAATTGAAATTTCAAAGCGATCCAACTGGAAAGTCTTGGTCGTTCCGACCGTGAGTTTCTCGAAGTGAGTGTTGCTTGAGGGTTGACCCGAAGGGGTGATAGGCAATAGTTTCCCTTCGTTGGTTGAAACGCTTCACGGGCGGTTGTCTCTGAACACCGAAATCGCATGCCGCGGTACGCGGCGTTGATTGTCTCGAATGAAGTGGTAATGCGTCTCTGTACGCACGTGTGTCCCACCGAGGTTCCGACCTCCTCGAACTGGGGTCGGCCGAGCACCTGACTGCTCGGCCGGCCCCGCCCCCACGGTGGCTCGTTCAGAAGCTGCCATTTTCGTCCGGGAGAGCCGCTGTGAACACGCAAGTTCATGGTCCGTCGCCGTCTTGCACTGATGGTCGGTGCGGCTTCGGGCGGAAGTGATCCGGCAGTCACTCTGTCCGGAGCCGGAGTGCTGAGAAAGAACGCCCACTCGGTCCCGTAATCAACGGAATATTTATCAGGGGTGGCCCGATTGCCAGCCTGAAGGAAAGTGTCAGGCTGTGGCCATTCGCTCTGCCGGGCGCTGAAGATCCAGAAGATGTTCTCTGTCGGCACCGATATCAAGGGCGCCCCTGTCGCCCTGAATGAGGTATCCCGAGAGGGTCGGGCCGCGAGCGTCGACTCTGCCCGATGTATCCCCTGAGTTACCCCACCCCAGCAATGCGCGGTGACAGCTGCGAGCATCGCACAGCGCTGTTCTGTCCTGCCCTGTCTCCTCATGGAAGAGCCGCCATGAATCGTCGTACGTTTCTCTCCGCCGCCGTCCTGACCGCTCTGGCTTCCGGCATCGCGCCGGCCGCTTCCGCGCCCCGTCGCACCGCGGATACAGCCCCCGACAGCAGGGCCGTCGCCCTGCTGGCGAGGATGACCGCCGCACAGAAGGAGGCCCTCGTCCGCTGCGACTTCGCGGCCCTGAGCACTCTCGGAATCCCGGCCCTGACCATGGTGGACGCCTCGGCAGGACTGCGTGGGGAGACCGGCGTCACCGCCTTCCCCGTCCCCCTGGCCCAGGCCGCGACATTCGATGCCGACCTCGCCGGCCGGCTCGGCACGGCACTGGGCACCGAAGGACGGGCCAAGGGTTACAACAACCTTCTCGGCCCTACCGTCGACACCGCCCGCACCTGGCACTTCGGCCGGCAGGCCGAGGGCATGGGTGAGGACCCTCTCCTGGCTGGGACCCTGGGCGCAGCGCTCACCCGAGGCATACAGGAACAACATGTCGTCGCCACCGTCAAGCACTTCAGTGCGTACACCCAGGAAGTCAACCGCTTCTTCGTCGACGCGCAGCTCTCCGACCGGGCCCTGCACGAGATCTACCACGCCGCTTTCGAGCGCATCATCGCCACCGTGCCCGTCACCTCGGTGATGATGGCCTACCCCAAGATCAACGGTACGTTCGCCACGCAGAGCCCCGCGCTGTTCAACGACCTCAAGAAGACCATCGGTCTGGAGGGCTACACCGTCCCCGACTTCTGGGCCGGCGATGATCCTGTGGGAGCCGTCAGGGCAGGCATGGACCTCGGCGGTCTCGGCCCCGGTGGCGTGAAGATACCTGTCGGCGGCCTCGTCGATGGCAGCGTCCCCACGGCCCGCCTGGACGACGCGGCCCTGCGCATCCTCAACACCATGTACGCCAACGGCCTGTTCGACCACCCCGTACCGGCGCCCGCCGCGGACGTCAGCACCCAGGCCCATAAGGACCTCGCTCATGCCCTCGCCGTCAACTCCGCGGTCCTGCTCACGAACCGCGACCAAGCCCTCCCGCTGACCTCCACCATCAAGTCGCTCGCGGTCATCGGCCCCGCGGGCGACACCGCCCTGACAGGAGTCTCCGGCTCCAGCTACGTCACCCCTGGTGCCTGGGTCACCCCGCTGGCGGCCATCAAGGACCGCGCCGGCGCCGGGGTCGCCGTCACCTACCGCGAGGGATCCGTCGGAGACATCCCCCTCACCGCCGTCCCGGCGACGGTGCTGCGCACGGCCTCTGGTGCGGCAGGGCTCACCGGTAGCTTCTACGCCGCAGCCGAACCGTCCGGTACTCCCGTCGCCACACAGGTCAGTGCCGGTGTCGATTTCACCAGTGCGCCCGCGGCCGGTCTGCCCGCCGTGTGGTCGGCCCGCTGGAGTGGCACCCTCACGCCGACCACCACCGGCCTGCACCGTTTCTCGCTGCTGCCCTCAGGTACCACCAAGCTCGTCATCAACGGCAAGACGGTCATCTCCGGCACCCGGCACAGCCGCCGGTTCTTCCTCGGGCCGTACGACTATCCGCTCCAGGGCGCCATCGATCTCACCGCCGGGAAGGCGGTGAGTGTCAGCATCGAATACAGCAACAGCACCGCCGATACCGGCACCTGCGGTCTCACCCTCGGCTGGCAGCCGAAAACCCTCATACCCGACGCGGCAGCCGCAGCACGGGCCTGCGACGCCGCGGTCGTCATCGTGAACCGGGTCGCGGGCGAGGACATGGACCACGGTTCCCTCGACCTGCCGGGCGACCAGAACAAGCTCATCGCCGACATCGCAGCAGCCAACCCCCGCACCATCGTCGTCCTGAACACCGACGGCCCCGTCGCCATGCCGTGGATCAACGATGTCGAAGCGGTCGTCCAGCTCTGGTATGCGGGACGCGCCACCGGAACGGCCCTCGCCGCCATCCTCTTCGGCGACGCCGACCCTTCGGGCCGTCTTCCGGTCACGTTCCCCGTCACGGCGTCCCAGGGACCCGGGGCGACACTGGCCACCTACCCGGGCAATGGCCCCACTGTCTCCCACAGCGAGGGGCACCTGGTCGGCTACCGCTACTACGACGCGAAGAACCAGAGCCCGCTGTTCCCCTTCGGCCACGGCCTCTCCTACACCACCTTCAACCTCGGCTCCCTGGAAACGTCCTACAACACAGCCACCAAGACGCTCACTGCCGCCGTCACCCTCACCAACTCGGGTTCCCGCGCAGGTACCGAAGTCGTGCAGCTCTACGCGGGGCTGCCTGCCGGCGCCCAGGCCGAGCCACGGCGACTGATCGGCTTCCGCAAGGTCACGCTCGCTCCCGGTGCCAGCACTCGGATCACCTTCAGCGTTTCTGCCCGCGACCTGTCGGCGTGGACTGCCGGCGCCTGGAAACTCACCCCCGGCTCCTACACAGTCCACGCCGGCCGGTCCTCGCGAAGCCTGGCTGTACAGCGGGTTGTCACCATCAGCTGAGGCCCCTTGAGCTCGTCGGATTCCACGTGAGTCGCATTTCGGCCCTCGGTCTGCTGCCGGCTGTGGTCGACAGCAGACCGAAGCCCTGAGCGTGACGACCGGAAGGGCAGCGCGACGTCGGATACATCGGCAGCCGCCCCGGAAGATCGAAGCTCGTGATGGCCGAACCGTCGCCGATGCGGGGCTGGAGACGGCGCCCGGGGGCGGGCCCGGCCGGGTGCGAGGAGGCGTGTCTCCCTACTGCGTCACCCGGCCGGGCCGCTCGGTCCTACCCTCTCAGTGACCGGTCGCCTCGGGGCTGCGCCGTACACCGACCACGGCGAGCAGGGCACCCAGCAGGCACAGCAGGCCCGAGACGAGCACGGCGGTGTGTACGCCGTTCATGAAGGCGTGGTGGCTCCCCTCGACGACCGCGGACCTGAGCTGTGCCGGCATCCCGTCGGAGACCGGCGCGACGCCCATTGCCACGGCGTCCTTCGCCTCGCTCAGCCCGTGGGCGGCATCGGCGGGCACCCCTGACGAGGTCAGCTCGCCGGTCAGGGTCGAGCCGACGCGGCTGCTGATCAGGGAGATCAGGACGGACGTGCCCAGCGCGCCGCCTATCTGCAGCGCCGTCGCCTGGAGGCCGCCGGCGACCCCGCCGTCCTTGACGGGTGCGTTCCCGACGATCGCGTCGGAGGACGACGCCATCACCATGCCGACGCCCAGTCCGAGCGCGATGAACGGGGGCCACATCGCGGTGTAGGACGAGTCCGCACCCCACCCGAGCATCGCGAAGCAGGCTGCTGCCTGGAGGGTCATACCCAGCGGCATCGTGAGTCGGGGGCCGAACTTCTGGGTGAGCGCGGCGCCCAGGGGTGATGCCACGACCGAAGCGAGGCTCAGCGGCAGGGTGCGGACACCGGCCTGGACAGGAGTGAAGCCCCGCACGTTCTGCAGGTACAGCATCACGAAGAAGATCATGCCGAGCAGAACGAAGAAGTTCAGCGCGGTGATGACGGTGCCGATGGTCAGCGCCGGGTTCCGGAACAGACGCATGGGCAGCAGTGGGTGCGCGATTCGTGTCTCGTACCGGCCGAACAGCAGCAGGATCAGCACGCCGACGATGATGGTCCCCAGTGTGCCGGCCGAAGTCCAGCCCCAGGTCTCGCCCTTGACGACGCCGAAGATAACCGCGAGAAGGCCGAGCGCCAGCAGGACGACGCCCGGGATGTCGAACTTCTCATCCGCGGCGCTGGTGTTCCTGCTCTGCGGCAGCACGATGATGCTGAAGACGAGCGCGATGACGCCGATGGGCGCGTTGATGTAGAAGACCGACTCCCAGTTGACGTGCTCGACGAGCAGGCCGCCCACGATTGGACCGAGAGCGGTGGAGACGGAGGACACCATGGCCCAGATGCCGACCGCCATGCCGAACTTCTTCGGTGGGAAGACGGCCCGCAGCATGCCCAGGGTGTTGGGCATCAGCAGTGCGCCGAAGAAGCCCTGGAGCGCGCGGAACGCGATGACTCCTTCGATGGATCCGGAGAGGCCGATGGCCACGGAGGCGACGGTGAAGCCCGCGACTCCTACGAGATAGAAGGTGCGGCGGCCGAAACGGTCGCCGAGCTTTCCGCCGAGGATCAGCGCGGCGGCGAGGGCGAGCAGGTAGCTGTTGGTGACCCACTGGAGGTCGGCCGTGGAGGCGTTGAGGTCCCGGCCGATCTCCGGGTTGGCGATCGAGACGACCGAGCCGTCGAGGCCGACCATGAAGAGGCCGAAGGCGACGGCGACGAGTGTCAGCCACGGGTTCGCGCGGCGGCCGCGCGGCTGGTCCTCACGGACCGGACGTGCAGGCGGAGCCGGGGAGTTCAGGACGTCGGAGGGCATGAAGGTGTCTGTCCTTCGTGAGGTTACGGGGTGTGTGTCGGGTGTCGTGCGCGGACGGGACCACGCGTCCGCGCATGACGAAGCGGCATCCGGGGCCTGAGGAAGGCCGGACGCGGGGGAGGAGAGGTGTCATCCCGTCGGCACGCGCAAGAGGTTCGTGCGACTCGCACGACTACGGGCGCGACAGTCCGCGAAGAGTCCGGGACGTCGGCTGCGCGTGTCAGTGACTGAGGGGATGCAGGCGGTCGTTGAGCGCGTGCAGCGCGCCCAGTGCCGAGCCGAGAGCGTCCAGTTCACCTTCGGTCATGGTCTGGAGCGCCCCGGCGACCAGGCCGCTCATCAGGTTCTGGACCTCGGTGAGCTGCTGCCGCGAGGTCGAGGTGAGGTGCAGGTGAGCGATGCGCTTGTCGGCAGGGTCCGGCCGGCGCTCCAGCAGGCCCTGTTCGGTCAGCTGAGTCACCAGCGCGCTCACGTTGTTCGGCTTCATCAGCAGGGCTTCGGCCGCCCTGCGCACCGTCGCTCCGTCGTTGGCCTCGACGTGACGGAGCAGGGCGATCTGCGCCTCGGACGGCTTGGGGTGCTCGACGTGCGGACCGATCTGCCGCTCCACGGCCCGGGCCAGCGCGGGCAGGCACGACACGAGCTCGGCGGCTACGTGGTCGACGTCCTGGAAGAACCTGGTGGGGCGGGGCATGACTACGACTCTAGGTATCCAGATATAGCTATGTCAAAATATCTAACTTTCGGTGACGGGAGACCTTCGCAGCAGTGAGGCCGATGCCGACTGCGCGAATGTGGACCGGCGGTGGCGGCGTCCACAGCAGTGCAGACGTGGCCGTAGAAAGGGTTCGAAGGCGACCTCGTAGAACTTCACGGCAACGCTCAGGCGACCACCGGCCTTTGGACGGCTGACTGTCTGATACGACGTGGTCAGGCCTGGTCGGTGGGCATGACTTAGAGCGACCGAGGATAGGCGTGCGGGGTGCGAGAGCCCGGGGTTTCCTGGCTATAGAAGTGCGCTACCAGTCCTCCCTTGGCGTGTCGAATGATCGCCCCCGCCCTATCCCCGGTGGGCACACCCCGTCGATGACGAGCGTCAGGAGGCGTTCGGTCTCGGCGGCGCCGTCGCTGTCAAGTTCGGTGGCCAGCGCGATGGCTCCAACGAGTTTGAGCAGCTGGGTGATGGTGACGTCGGAGCGTACGGCGTGCGCGTGGTGAGCGCGCGTGAGTAGTTCGCTGCCGGCGTTCACGATCATCATGTGGCAGGTGTCCCCGAACGTCGGATCGCCGGCGTCGGCGCCGGGCATCAGGGATGCCCCCAGGCCCTTGTTGGTGACGGCGTGTGCGCCCACGGCGTGGAGCCAGCTGACGAGCGCGGCGCCCGCGTCGGGCTCGGCGGCCAGGTCGTGCGCCTTGGTGCACAGGGCCTCAACCCGGTCTCTGAAGACGGCCTCCAGCAGCGCCTGCCGGGAAGGGAAGTGGCGGTGCAGTGTGGCTGAGCCGACCTGGGCGTGTCGGGCGATCTCCTCCAGGGAGGCTTCGGCGCCGTGCTGGGCAATAGCGGCCCCGGCGGCGGCCAGGATCCGGTCGTAGTTACGCCGCGCGTCGGCTCGCATGGGCCGCCTGGGCGAGGACGGCGCTGTGGCGTCTTGGGGCACGGAATCTCCTGACGGCTTGCTAACCGGGGTGGCCCTCCATATTGTATCGATCATCAACCGGAGGGCCACCCCACTTATGAGGAGGGTTCTCCCTGGTGCGTGCGAAATCCAGGAGAGACAGTGAAGTTGACGGACAAGACCATCGTGGTGACAGGCGCGACCGGCCTGCAGGGCCGGGCGGTGACCAGGCATTTGCTCGACGGTGGCTGGCAGGTGCGCGCGCTCACGCGCAATCCGGAGGGGGCGCCGGCAAAGGCCCTGGCGAGCGCCGGAGCGCAGATCATACGCGCGGCAATGGAGGACATCGCCTCTCTCGTCGACGCCGCCGAAGGCGCCTACGGCCTGTTCAGCGTCCAGCCCACGGTGGGTTCCCCCGGCACGGCTCCCGACTTCTCCGCCGAGGACGAGGTCCGCTGGGGAATGAACATTGCCGAGGCCGCCCAAATCGCCAACATCAGGCACCTCGTCTTCAGTTCGATCGCCGGCGCGGACCGCCATGACAGTGAGACATTGCCGCAGAACCTGATCAGCAAGTGGCGGATCGAACAGCACCTCACGAAGCTCGGCCTGCCCGCCACGATTCTGCGACCGGTCTCCTTCATGGAGAACTACACCGGTGAATACGCCCTCCAAGGCGGCAGCCTGGTCTCCGGCCTCGCCCTGGACGTTGCGCTGCAGATCATGGCTGTGGACGACGTCGGCGTCGTCACCGCACTCGCCTTCTCCCGGCCCCAGGAGTGGATCGGGCGCGCGACAGCCCTGGCCGGCGACGAACTGACCCCGGTCCAGATCGCCGCGCACATCGAAGCGGCCATCAATCGCCCGCTTCCGTACGCCCAGATCCCGATGGAAACGATCCGCGCTGTCAACGAGGAGTTCGCGTTCGCCCACGAGTGGCTGGGCGAACGCGGCTACCGCGCCGACATCACCGCCACACGACGGATCCACCCCGCTGCGATGGACTTCCCCACCTGGCTGCAGCGAACCGGTGCAGCCCAGATCACGGCGTTCCTGGACACCCAGAGCGCACAGGGGCGTGACGCGTGAGCGGCCAGCGGCCCCACCTCGGGCGCATCGGGATCTGGGCAGGCGAACTCGACAACTGCACGGCGGCCGGTGTCCGCGAGGCCGTGACCACGATCGAGGACCTCGGCTTCGGCACCTTATGGTTCCCCGAGACAGCCGGGCGGGAAGCGATGGCACAGGCCGGGATCCTGTTGTCACAGACCCAGCGGATCGTAGTGGCAGCCGGCAGCGCGGACATCTACGCGCGCGACGCGGTGACGACCGCCGCCGCACAGCGCACCCTTGAGGAGGCATTCCCCGGACGCTTCCTGCTCGGCCTGTGGGACAGCCACCCCAGCCTCGCCGAAGATGTCCGCGGCCACCGCTTCGGCCCCCCAGTGCCCACCATGCGTGCCTACCTCGACGCGCTGGACGCCGCCCCGTTCGGGCCGCCCGCCACGGCAGCCTCGCCCCACCGGGTACTCGCAGCCTTGGACCCCGGCATGCTCACACTCGCCGCCGAACGAGCCTGGGGTGCAAACCCGTTGGGCATGCCGGTCGCGCACACCCGCAACGCCAGAGCTGTGCTCGGGCCCACCGCGCTCCTGTCCGTCACCCAGCTGTGCGTGCTGGGCCCGGACCGCTCACACACCACCGCACTGGCCCGCACCACGGCGGCGGCCGCTCTGCCCAACCGTCGCGCTCTGCTGCGCGACCTGGGATACGAGGACGTGGACTCGCTCGGCGACCGACTCGTCGACGCGATCGTGGCCCACGGCCCCGCCGCGGACATCGCCCGCCGCGTCCACGAGCACCTTGACGCCGGGGCCGACCACGTCAGCCTCCACCTCCTCACCACCGCACCCCACACCCCGCCCACGCGGCAGTGGCAGGAGCTCGCAGCACACCTCCTGCCATGAACGACGCGGCCTTTACACCGAGCAGCAGAGGAGATGCCTTGCCTGTTGTGCCGTCATCTCTCTTTGAGCCTCTCTGGGAGCAGTTCTCGGCTCTCCTGCCCGAGCGACCCGAGTTCGACCCCTCCCATCCACTGGGCTGTCACCGTCGACGCGTGCCAGACAGGATGGTGTTCAAGTTGGTCGTCGAAGCATTGGTACACGGCTCCGGCTACGAACGAGTCGCCACCGCCGACTGCTCGGACTGGACCATCCGCAACAGGCTCAAGCAGTGGAGCAACCTGGGACTGGCACACGAACTGCATCGCATCGCACTGACCGCGTACGACAAGATGATCGGCCTAGAGCTGTCCGAGTTATCCGTCGACGGCTGTCACACCAAGGCCCCATGCAAGGGCGACAAGGCAGGGCCATCGCCAGTCGACCGGGCCAAACAAGGGCTCAAGAGGTCCACCCTGGTCGACGGCGCCGGAATACCGCTCGGGCTGGCCTCAGCCGGCGCCAACCGACACGACTCCGTCCTACTCGAACCGACCATCGACGCAGCCGGGCGCCAGGTCGGGAGCCTACCCACCAATGCCACCGTGCATCTCGACTCCGCCTACGACGGCAAGCCCAGCCGTCGGATCCTCGACGACCACGGCCTCATCGGCGAGATCGCCCGCGTTCCCGCTCCGATCCAGGTCGGCAGGCGCTGGGTGGTGGAACGCACCCAATCGTGGATGAACGGCTACGGAAAAATCCGCCGCTGCTTCGAACGCGACGGCCGTGTCATCGACTTCTACCTGTACCTCGCCGCCGCGTTCGTCACCGTGCGCGCCTTGATTCGACGTGCAAGAAAGCTCTACCGGTGGCCGAGCCGCCCAACTGCACGTCGACTGGGGTAATGCCTACCCTCGGTCGTCCTTAGAGTCGGCGATTGCGGTGTGCCGGGGGCGGGTCACCGTGTAGGTGATCCCGACGGCGATGTCCGGCCCTGGGCGTTGACTGCGATCATGTGCTCCCGTTCCTGGCACTGCGCGCCCGCCCGAAGCCGGCCCGTCCGCCTCGATCGTCGCCGGGCCGCGCGGATCGGCCGCCTACACCTCGTGCCCGGCCGCGCGCAACCGCCTGGTCAACGTCTTGCCGATGTCCCCAGTGCCGAGAATGCCGATCTTCCTGGTGAAACTCTTTGTCCGGAACGGAACCCCGGTTTCGGTCATACAAGGTCATGGCCGAGAACTCGCTGCGCCGGGTGCGTTTGTACGACGCTCGCGCGAGCTGTTTCACGTACCTGGCGAACAACGGGGTGCCGGACCATCTGCTTGCCCGCTGGGCAGGGCACACGGATGTCCGCGCGACGACGCGGTGGTAGGTGAAGCCGGATGTGGAGGATCTACGGTCGGCGGCGGATACGTGGGGAGGGCTGGCGAGTGCCGCGGCCCCCGCTCACGAAGCGAATGTGAGATGTGGGAGCGTGAGTGGGTGAGTGAGAAGAACGTGGACCCCCTGATACCGCTTTGACGTGCCAGAAGACGCCCCGGTCCTCGTCATGGGGACGTCCCTCGGCGCTACATGGCATATGTCGTAGAGACCGTCCAAGCGCGTCCAGCCGATCCAGGATGGGGCGCGTAGTGCCAGCTCAGGGGATTCGGTCCGGGGAGTCGGCTGAGTCGGTGAGAGCTGCGTGAGAGCGCGTGAGACGACGAGGTCCCACCGGGGCGCCATCGGTAGGTGGAGCTCGCCGTTCAGCGTCGTCCCGGCGATCGTCCACCAGGACGACGCCATCATCACCATCCTTTCGTGGGGCAGCAGCCGGGGCGCCGGAGATGATCCCTTGCTCCTTGATCTCCGCTACGTCGTACGGGGCCGTGGCGGCACCGTATGGCTTCGCTCATCCCCTGCCGTCACGGTCCCATGTCTCGTCGATCGCCGGCCGAACGGCTGGTCAGGCGCGGACCAGTGGGGTGTCGACCAGATGCTCGGCGAGGAACCACGTCTGCAGCTCCCCGGTCCTGATCACCTGTGAGACCAGCAGGTCGTTCGTGCCGTCGTCACCCAGCTCGATGGTCCGGGCTGCGGCGTCGTGCGCGTCGATGAGGATGGCCTCGTGAGCCTCCAGCAGCCGTGCCAGCATGGCGGGCACCTCCTCCACCCCGTCCGGGGGCCGAGGGATCGATGTGAGCTCCGCGACATGCCTGGCATCGCCCACCGCGACTCCGCCCAGGGACTGGACGCGTTCGGCGATGGTGTCGATGAGTTCGAGCTGCTCCCCTGCGTGCTTGTCCAGGACCAGGTGCAGTTGATAGAAGGTCGCGCCGCGCATCAGCCAGTGATGCTTCTTGTAGAGCCCGTAGAGGATTTGCGTGTCCGCCAGGGCCTTGTTCAGGCGCTGGCAGGAGTACATCCGCGCCTCGTAGGACAGGCCGATCGGGAACTGCTTGACGGTGCCGAACTCCTGGATCACCGCGCCCTTCTGGTGCAGCCGTGGCTGGCTGCTGCTCACGGGCTTGGAACTGGTGGTCATGGTCTTCCTCCTGCGCTGCCGTGCTGTGCGTACTCAGGTGACGCTATGTACCCGGACGGAGGGCGCCTTGCCGGGTAGCGCACGCAGTGGCGTCCGCCCGCGCACTGCGTGCAGCGTCCGGTGCGCGTCGTTCGCTCTCGGGCAAGCCCCCGTGCGCCGGCGGACTCGGGCCTCCGGCCGACCCGATCTAGCTTCGGCGGGACGGCCCACGCACGCGTGGAGCACGAGAGGTCAGGAGAGGCAGGCATGAGCGCGAACGAGCAGGCGGATGTGGTGGTTGTCGGGCTGGGGCCGGGGGGTGAGTACGTCGCGGGCACCCTGGCCGACGCCGGACTGGACGTGGTGGGGGTCGAGGCGGAACTCGTCGGCGGTGAGTGTCCCTACTGGGCGTGCGTGCCCAGCAAGATGATGATTCGGGCCGGGAACCTGCTTGCCGAGGCGGGCCGGATGTCTGCCCTCGCCGGCGAGGCGGTCGTGACTCCGGACTGGGGCAGGG
This genomic interval from Streptomyces sp. NBC_00464 contains the following:
- a CDS encoding family 78 glycoside hydrolase catalytic domain, which gives rise to MSFEHLPDGLGIGVPAPRLTWTLPAGGGSQEAYELEVARAGRIDRTGRVAARDQVLVAWPGDPLNSRERATVRVRVWTTEASEPSHWSTPSAVEAGLLDAADWQAAPVGAAWTEDPEAARRPARVRKDFRIDRTVAHARLYITAHGLYEAEINGRRVGDETLAPGWTVYPHRLRYRTHDVTSHLTEGANAIGAWLGDGWYRGKYGFDGGTRNIYGTDQSLIAQLEVTYEDGTTTTIATDRTWKAAPGPILTSGLYEGETFDARLHDPDWATPPGAAAGEWTPVRTHSRDLGTLVAPTGPPVRCTERIAPVEVTRTGEDRHLLDFGQNLVGRLGITLDGPAGTVVTLRHAEVLQEGELATRPLREAYATDTLILSGGGPLTWEPRFTLHGFRYAEVSGWTADLSAEMVTARVYHTDMRRTGWFECSDPLVNRLHENVVWSMRGNFVDIPTDCPQRDERLGWTGDIQVFAPTASYLYDCSGMLDSWLTDVGLEQLPDGTIPWYVPVIPGEPMWTPIHPGAAWGDVATLTPWTLYQRFGDLDLLRRHYPMAKKWVDLVESLAGPTRLWDTGFQLGDWLDPAAPPEDPAAGRTDRYLVATAYFAHSARHLALAAAALGDDTDAGRYSTLADEAANAFRRRYVLASGRMSSDSPTAYAIALAFDLLAPPQRQPAGDRLAQLVIEDDARIATGFVGTPLICDALTDSGHLDIAYRLLLQTQCPSWLYTVDMGATTIWERWDSLRPDGTLNPGGMTSFNHYALGAVADWLHRVVGGITATAPGYRRIAFRPRPGGGITSARTRHETPYGSVSLSWEQTAGGLTAHLVVPEGCEATAELPGCTPVVLGPGKHVLSTVELATKAA
- a CDS encoding glycoside hydrolase family 3 protein; this encodes MNRRTFLSAAVLTALASGIAPAASAPRRTADTAPDSRAVALLARMTAAQKEALVRCDFAALSTLGIPALTMVDASAGLRGETGVTAFPVPLAQAATFDADLAGRLGTALGTEGRAKGYNNLLGPTVDTARTWHFGRQAEGMGEDPLLAGTLGAALTRGIQEQHVVATVKHFSAYTQEVNRFFVDAQLSDRALHEIYHAAFERIIATVPVTSVMMAYPKINGTFATQSPALFNDLKKTIGLEGYTVPDFWAGDDPVGAVRAGMDLGGLGPGGVKIPVGGLVDGSVPTARLDDAALRILNTMYANGLFDHPVPAPAADVSTQAHKDLAHALAVNSAVLLTNRDQALPLTSTIKSLAVIGPAGDTALTGVSGSSYVTPGAWVTPLAAIKDRAGAGVAVTYREGSVGDIPLTAVPATVLRTASGAAGLTGSFYAAAEPSGTPVATQVSAGVDFTSAPAAGLPAVWSARWSGTLTPTTTGLHRFSLLPSGTTKLVINGKTVISGTRHSRRFFLGPYDYPLQGAIDLTAGKAVSVSIEYSNSTADTGTCGLTLGWQPKTLIPDAAAAARACDAAVVIVNRVAGEDMDHGSLDLPGDQNKLIADIAAANPRTIVVLNTDGPVAMPWINDVEAVVQLWYAGRATGTALAAILFGDADPSGRLPVTFPVTASQGPGATLATYPGNGPTVSHSEGHLVGYRYYDAKNQSPLFPFGHGLSYTTFNLGSLETSYNTATKTLTAAVTLTNSGSRAGTEVVQLYAGLPAGAQAEPRRLIGFRKVTLAPGASTRITFSVSARDLSAWTAGAWKLTPGSYTVHAGRSSRSLAVQRVVTIS
- a CDS encoding MFS transporter, with amino-acid sequence MPSDVLNSPAPPARPVREDQPRGRRANPWLTLVAVAFGLFMVGLDGSVVSIANPEIGRDLNASTADLQWVTNSYLLALAAALILGGKLGDRFGRRTFYLVGVAGFTVASVAIGLSGSIEGVIAFRALQGFFGALLMPNTLGMLRAVFPPKKFGMAVGIWAMVSSVSTALGPIVGGLLVEHVNWESVFYINAPIGVIALVFSIIVLPQSRNTSAADEKFDIPGVVLLALGLLAVIFGVVKGETWGWTSAGTLGTIIVGVLILLLFGRYETRIAHPLLPMRLFRNPALTIGTVITALNFFVLLGMIFFVMLYLQNVRGFTPVQAGVRTLPLSLASVVASPLGAALTQKFGPRLTMPLGMTLQAAACFAMLGWGADSSYTAMWPPFIALGLGVGMVMASSSDAIVGNAPVKDGGVAGGLQATALQIGGALGTSVLISLISSRVGSTLTGELTSSGVPADAAHGLSEAKDAVAMGVAPVSDGMPAQLRSAVVEGSHHAFMNGVHTAVLVSGLLCLLGALLAVVGVRRSPEATGH
- a CDS encoding MarR family winged helix-turn-helix transcriptional regulator, with the translated sequence MPRPTRFFQDVDHVAAELVSCLPALARAVERQIGPHVEHPKPSEAQIALLRHVEANDGATVRRAAEALLMKPNNVSALVTQLTEQGLLERRPDPADKRIAHLHLTSTSRQQLTEVQNLMSGLVAGALQTMTEGELDALGSALGALHALNDRLHPLSH